Proteins from one Pseudobdellovibrionaceae bacterium genomic window:
- the fliR gene encoding flagellar biosynthetic protein FliR, which yields MLQSLYQFPEGQIVAFALVLLRMIAFVVSMPLFGTQNVPVTVKVLLPLVLSFVLFPSLIIGVDNSLPINGMIVAYAFREVFVGLFLGFFCRLFFFAITVAGEIIGISSGLASAQIFNPALGTQTNVLEQFQTLLATLLFLGLNAHHVFFEGLIRSFAVLPIGQLTFNVAAAENLLRLTQQIMILGLQIAAPIVLSVFLANVAMGIIGKAVPQMNVLMTSMQITILITFAVMILTIPLTIAYMGNVLDRMTGELIAILKVI from the coding sequence GTACCAGTTTCCTGAAGGACAGATCGTCGCTTTCGCGCTGGTGCTCCTGCGTATGATCGCGTTCGTCGTGTCCATGCCGCTTTTCGGGACGCAAAACGTTCCCGTGACGGTCAAGGTCCTGTTGCCGCTCGTTCTGAGTTTCGTTTTGTTCCCCAGCTTGATCATCGGTGTGGACAACTCGCTGCCGATCAACGGCATGATCGTCGCTTACGCCTTCCGCGAAGTGTTCGTCGGCTTGTTTCTGGGTTTTTTCTGCCGACTTTTCTTCTTCGCGATCACCGTCGCCGGGGAAATCATCGGTATCTCGTCCGGTTTGGCCTCGGCGCAAATTTTCAACCCGGCATTGGGAACGCAAACCAACGTGCTCGAACAGTTTCAGACCCTGCTCGCGACTCTGTTGTTCCTGGGCCTAAACGCGCACCACGTCTTTTTCGAGGGCTTGATCCGCAGTTTCGCGGTCCTGCCGATCGGTCAGCTGACCTTCAATGTCGCGGCGGCCGAAAATCTGCTGCGGCTGACCCAGCAGATCATGATTTTGGGTTTGCAGATCGCGGCGCCGATCGTTTTGTCGGTATTTCTGGCCAACGTCGCGATGGGGATCATCGGTAAAGCGGTTCCCCAGATGAACGTTTTGATGACCAGCATGCAGATCACGATCCTGATCACCTTCGCGGTGATGATTTTGACCATCCCGCTGACGATCGCGTACATGGGCAATGTTTTGGACCGCATGACCGGCGAGCTGATCGCTATTTTGAAGGTAATTTAA